A single region of the Blastocatellia bacterium genome encodes:
- a CDS encoding carbamoyltransferase C-terminal domain-containing protein produces the protein MYILGLTTMGEAAAVLLRDGEIIAAAEEERFSRIKHHVGFPYNALQYVLAEAGITMRDVAHVGLYWRPWVLGHRIKTTLAALTRSPDHFITRVVRGREQVSGSYFPMMRLPRFLREHYGGGDFAFHYIEHHLSHAASTFFCSPFDSAAIFTFDGTGEATTTLLARGEGHRLVKLKEIKLPHSLGQFYSAITNYLGFDMFEGDEYKVMGAAAYGEPEFYDYFRRKILRLTGPAEFELNISLLDHHLAKKYQFSSELQRVIGPPRRKDEEFTARHFAIAASAQKVFEDTVLHLLAWLREKTRERYLCLAGGCALNAVLNGRIEREAGFDAVYIQPAAHDAGAALGAALYIYHCLLGRTDRRVMEHAYWGPQFDRAAMLAALENQPLVWRELPEDQLIAETARLLAEGKLVAWFQGRMEWGPRALGNRSILADPRRAEIKDIINHKVKLREPFRPFAPSVLEERAAEVFGRPLQAPFMITVHEVVPAMREKIPAVIHVDGTARPQTVSRRTNDRYWRLIAEFDRLTGVPVLLNTSFNIQEPIVCTPEDAVDCFLRSEMDYLVLDRFLVTRR, from the coding sequence ATGTACATCCTCGGTTTAACGACGATGGGCGAAGCGGCGGCGGTCCTGCTGCGGGATGGAGAGATCATCGCGGCAGCGGAGGAAGAGCGTTTCTCCCGCATTAAGCACCATGTGGGATTCCCCTACAACGCGCTTCAGTATGTTTTAGCCGAAGCCGGCATCACGATGCGCGATGTTGCCCATGTGGGACTCTACTGGCGCCCCTGGGTCCTGGGACATCGAATTAAAACGACGCTGGCCGCCCTAACGCGCTCGCCCGATCACTTCATCACCCGGGTCGTGCGAGGGCGCGAGCAGGTTTCGGGAAGTTATTTTCCCATGATGCGACTGCCGCGATTTCTGCGCGAGCACTACGGGGGTGGGGATTTCGCCTTTCACTACATTGAGCATCACCTGAGCCATGCTGCCAGCACATTCTTTTGTTCGCCGTTTGATTCGGCAGCCATCTTCACTTTTGATGGGACGGGTGAAGCGACGACGACACTGCTGGCCCGGGGAGAGGGACATCGCCTCGTCAAGCTCAAAGAGATCAAGCTGCCGCATTCGCTCGGGCAATTTTACTCGGCCATCACCAACTACCTCGGCTTCGACATGTTCGAGGGGGACGAGTACAAAGTCATGGGGGCAGCCGCCTACGGCGAGCCGGAATTCTACGATTACTTTCGGCGGAAGATCCTTCGGCTGACGGGACCGGCGGAGTTCGAACTGAACATCAGCCTGCTCGACCATCACCTGGCCAAAAAGTACCAGTTCTCTTCCGAGCTGCAACGGGTCATCGGTCCCCCACGAAGAAAAGATGAGGAATTCACAGCGCGTCATTTTGCCATCGCGGCCAGCGCGCAAAAGGTGTTCGAGGACACGGTCCTTCACCTCCTCGCCTGGCTGCGGGAGAAGACGCGGGAGCGATACCTCTGTCTGGCCGGCGGCTGTGCTCTCAATGCCGTGCTCAACGGACGGATCGAACGCGAAGCCGGATTCGATGCGGTCTACATCCAACCGGCGGCACATGATGCGGGCGCAGCCCTCGGTGCTGCGCTCTACATTTATCACTGTCTTTTGGGGCGGACCGATCGCCGTGTAATGGAGCATGCCTACTGGGGACCGCAATTTGATCGAGCCGCCATGCTGGCCGCTCTTGAAAATCAGCCGCTCGTCTGGCGAGAACTGCCCGAGGACCAGCTCATCGCCGAGACGGCTCGGCTTCTCGCCGAAGGGAAGCTCGTGGCCTGGTTCCAGGGACGAATGGAATGGGGACCGCGAGCACTCGGTAACCGATCCATTCTCGCCGATCCACGACGGGCCGAGATCAAGGACATCATCAATCACAAGGTGAAACTCCGGGAACCATTCCGCCCGTTCGCTCCCTCAGTTTTGGAAGAACGAGCCGCTGAGGTCTTCGGACGACCGCTTCAGGCTCCGTTCATGATCACCGTTCATGAAGTGGTTCCCGCCATGCGCGAAAAGATTCCTGCCGTCATCCATGTGGATGGAACAGCACGCCCTCAAACCGTCAGTCGGCGAACGAATGACCGCTACTGGCGCTTGATCGCCGAGTTCGACCGATTGACGGGTGTGCCGGTGCTCCTTAACACGTCCTTCAACATCCAGGAACCCATCGTGTGCACGCCGGAAGATGCAGTGGATTGTTTCCTTCGGTCGGAGATGGATTATCTTGTCCTCGACCGTTTTCTCGTCACCCGGCGGTAG
- the dacB gene encoding D-alanyl-D-alanine carboxypeptidase/D-alanyl-D-alanine-endopeptidase has protein sequence MNGLQRNYPRADSPKRVKVNSPLERGIRWLVSFGLVLMLVVVVPAPVPAQPKIQKRSRITRALRELQRDLRAIIERPSFATTRWGILVESLDGRQVIFSHNPTQLFTPASNMKLYTTAAALVHLGPDFRFRTSVYATAKPDERGHLEGDLILYGRGDPNLSTRTVAHGVLTPLSRLADQLYDAGVRDVFGDIVGDESYFVGPRLGVAWEWDDLQWYYGTEVSALTLDDNAVEIIIQPGSQIGEPARLYTRPETSYVTILNHVVTVESGAAQRIIVDRPLGGNTVEVWGTIPLTSLGYRASLAISDPARYAAHQFRQELLRRGIRVHGRATSADWRYRREHPLPVSSLVELAFVESIPLREEIRILNKISQNLHAELLLRTLGAVVKKEGSDTRGLEVVSEFLQSLGARMQGIRFRDGSGLSRQNLISPTTTVDLLRGIRAHPQGDIFLASLPVAGEDGTLERRMRETPAAGRVRAKTGTLAYTYTLSGYLTTISGRELVFSIMVNDHTGEAADAVRAIDEICARLSAFTDR, from the coding sequence ATGAACGGTCTCCAGAGAAATTACCCACGGGCCGATTCCCCAAAGAGGGTGAAGGTGAACTCTCCCCTGGAGAGAGGCATCCGGTGGCTGGTGAGTTTCGGACTTGTGTTAATGCTCGTTGTGGTCGTTCCGGCACCGGTCCCGGCACAGCCGAAGATTCAGAAGAGGTCGCGCATCACGCGCGCTCTGAGGGAACTTCAGCGCGACCTTCGCGCCATCATCGAACGTCCATCGTTTGCCACTACTCGATGGGGAATACTGGTGGAATCGCTCGATGGGCGCCAGGTCATCTTCTCGCACAATCCCACGCAGCTTTTCACCCCGGCCTCTAACATGAAGCTTTACACGACGGCAGCAGCACTGGTTCACCTCGGCCCGGACTTTCGCTTTCGCACCTCGGTCTATGCCACGGCAAAACCCGACGAGCGCGGCCACCTCGAAGGCGATCTTATTCTTTACGGACGAGGCGATCCGAACCTTTCGACGCGAACGGTGGCCCATGGGGTGTTGACGCCGCTCAGCCGGTTGGCCGATCAGCTCTATGATGCGGGCGTGCGAGACGTCTTCGGCGACATCGTCGGCGACGAGAGCTATTTCGTCGGTCCCCGCCTGGGGGTCGCGTGGGAATGGGATGATTTGCAATGGTACTATGGGACGGAAGTGAGCGCTCTCACGCTTGATGACAACGCCGTGGAGATCATCATTCAACCTGGCTCTCAGATCGGTGAACCGGCCCGCCTTTATACGAGACCGGAGACGTCCTATGTCACCATTCTGAACCACGTCGTCACGGTGGAATCGGGAGCCGCTCAACGCATTATCGTTGATCGCCCTCTCGGAGGAAACACCGTCGAGGTATGGGGGACGATCCCCCTGACGAGTCTCGGTTACCGGGCATCCCTGGCGATTTCCGATCCGGCTCGTTACGCTGCCCATCAGTTCCGCCAGGAACTCCTTCGGCGTGGGATCCGAGTTCACGGACGGGCGACCTCAGCCGACTGGAGATACCGTCGCGAGCATCCACTCCCCGTGAGCAGCCTTGTTGAACTGGCCTTTGTAGAGTCCATTCCCTTGAGGGAAGAGATTCGCATTCTCAATAAAATCAGCCAGAACCTTCACGCCGAACTCCTTCTGCGGACGCTCGGTGCTGTGGTCAAAAAAGAAGGCTCCGACACGAGGGGCCTGGAGGTGGTGAGCGAGTTTTTGCAGTCCCTTGGCGCTCGAATGCAGGGGATTCGGTTCCGTGACGGTTCGGGATTGTCGCGTCAGAACCTGATCAGTCCAACGACAACGGTTGATTTGCTTCGAGGCATTCGCGCGCATCCCCAGGGGGACATCTTTCTGGCGTCGTTGCCGGTCGCCGGAGAAGACGGCACGCTCGAACGACGCATGAGGGAGACGCCGGCCGCCGGACGCGTTCGCGCCAAGACGGGAACATTGGCCTATACCTACACGCTCTCGGGCTACCTCACGACCATTTCCGGCCGGGAGCTTGTCTTCAGCATCATGGTCAACGATCATACCGGAGAGGCAGCCGACGCCGTCCGTGCCATTGATGAGATCTGCGCTCGACTGAGCGCGTTCACCGACCGATAA